The following coding sequences lie in one Bacteroidales bacterium genomic window:
- a CDS encoding glycoside hydrolase family 88 protein, which yields MKKQFFLFVGLIAALLISCGPKQESMESLIKDRLDRSMLQYDLMAQSLLNQPGKLPKTTDAEGKLVTSGSGWWCSGFVPGSFWYLYEYSKDPKMLEYAKNYTARIEKEKFNKGTHDLGFMLYCSFGNGYRLTGDTAYRSIMLIGAESLSSRFNPKVGCIQSWGANKKWQFPVIIDNMMNLEFLFWASQASGNPKYKDISISHADVTIKNHFRPDYSSYHVVSYDTITGQPEKKNTHQGFSHESAWARGQAWGFYGYVMTYRETKDSKYLDQAKHIASFLLSHPNLPADKIPYWDFNAPDIPEAKRDASAGAIMASGLIELSKYVDAELGKNYLAVAETQLRTLSSPEYFAEKGTNGNFILKHSVGHLPGNSEVDVPLTYADYYYIEALLRYRDLLPKK from the coding sequence ATGAAAAAACAATTTTTTCTGTTTGTCGGCTTGATCGCCGCATTATTGATCTCCTGCGGACCAAAGCAGGAGTCCATGGAATCACTGATCAAGGACCGTCTTGACCGCTCCATGCTGCAATACGATCTGATGGCCCAGTCGTTACTTAACCAACCCGGTAAATTACCCAAAACCACCGATGCCGAAGGCAAGCTGGTAACGAGTGGTTCCGGTTGGTGGTGCAGCGGATTCGTACCGGGATCCTTCTGGTATCTTTATGAATACAGCAAAGATCCGAAAATGCTGGAATACGCAAAAAACTACACAGCTCGTATCGAAAAGGAAAAATTCAATAAGGGTACTCATGATCTCGGTTTCATGCTGTACTGTAGTTTCGGCAACGGATACCGCCTGACAGGCGATACGGCTTACCGGAGTATCATGTTGATCGGCGCTGAATCGTTGTCCAGCCGTTTCAATCCTAAAGTAGGGTGTATCCAATCCTGGGGTGCAAATAAAAAATGGCAGTTTCCTGTGATCATCGATAACATGATGAATCTGGAATTTTTGTTCTGGGCTTCACAGGCGTCAGGTAATCCCAAATATAAGGATATTTCTATCTCGCATGCCGATGTAACCATCAAAAATCACTTCCGCCCTGATTACAGTTCTTATCATGTAGTTTCTTATGATACCATTACCGGACAACCGGAAAAAAAGAACACGCACCAGGGATTTTCCCACGAATCGGCCTGGGCGCGTGGACAAGCCTGGGGATTCTACGGTTATGTCATGACATACCGGGAAACAAAGGATAGCAAATATCTGGATCAGGCCAAACATATTGCATCTTTCCTGCTGAGCCATCCCAATCTTCCTGCGGATAAGATCCCCTACTGGGATTTCAATGCGCCTGACATCCCGGAAGCCAAGCGTGATGCTTCTGCCGGGGCAATTATGGCATCGGGCCTGATCGAATTGAGTAAATATGTGGATGCTGAATTAGGAAAAAACTATCTGGCTGTCGCCGAAACACAATTACGCACCTTATCTTCACCGGAATATTTTGCGGAAAAAGGAACTAACGGTAATTTTATCCTAAAACATTCGGTGGGACATCTTCCCGGAAATTCGGAAGTGGACGTACCGTTGACCTATGCTGACTATTATTATATAGAAGCTTTGCTGCGTTACCGCGACCTGTTACCCAAAAAATAA
- a CDS encoding polysaccharide lyase beta-sandwich domain-containing protein, with product MKHIFIFILVLYTFSVQGFQSKPGNLDIELLRNQFISELLEPAVNEERVREIVAGIREDGTWAGIDYKDVSRIAFQHTRHLSHLVQMSRAYKKKGSALKGKKEVKNAIYLALNYWLANDFICENWWNNEIGTPNDLTSVLLIMDKDLTKEQVEKTSAITGRAHINAPGARQSGDRIKIAGIQAKNALFKRDAGQFDMLIRIIEKEIRFVPADQRGLQADYSFHHRDDRVNNTLSYGLGYADTFAEWADKVNGTRYQFSDSTLHLLIDYYLDGICKMMIFGKYHDPGATNRDISRQRSGPVRPQSPVTPERLSKVSSYRKNELQEIIQIRRNDAKPTLSFSTFFWQTEHYTHQRPDYFTSVRMFSSRNRNMEYPYNGEGLMNHHRGDGANYLSLTGNEYFSITPVYDWQKIPGTTVVQKTSLPGETEIQKEGQMDFVGAVTNGKYGAVGFDFISPHDPLKARKAWFFFDNEYVCLGAGIRSSSAHPVVTTLDQCKLEGEVTVKTDKETRTLTKGEHQWENADWVYHQHVGYIFPGPARVILSNQEQTGNWYSINKQVNSSRKAIQADVFKLWIDHGPRARNATYQYMIMPASSKEQVEAAAANPVIDIVVNTPQIQAVYHNGLHILQVVFYKNGEVRLSNGLVVGMDSPGMLMLKDDGTTIREISISDPSRKMGRIHIYTNCKMNLKGDHFNAVWNEAKGMSEISADMPQGLFTGQSITLSF from the coding sequence ATGAAGCATATTTTTATCTTTATATTAGTTCTATATACCTTTTCCGTACAGGGTTTTCAGTCCAAACCCGGCAACCTGGACATTGAGTTGCTCAGAAATCAATTCATTTCCGAATTACTTGAACCCGCTGTAAATGAGGAAAGAGTCAGGGAGATCGTTGCCGGCATCAGGGAAGACGGGACATGGGCCGGAATCGATTACAAGGATGTATCCCGCATAGCATTCCAGCATACACGCCATTTATCCCATCTGGTACAGATGAGCCGTGCCTATAAAAAGAAAGGATCTGCTTTAAAAGGTAAAAAAGAAGTAAAAAATGCCATCTATCTGGCATTGAATTACTGGCTGGCCAATGATTTCATCTGTGAAAACTGGTGGAACAATGAGATAGGGACACCCAACGATCTGACTTCGGTATTACTGATCATGGATAAAGACCTTACCAAAGAACAGGTTGAAAAAACATCGGCCATTACAGGAAGGGCGCATATCAATGCCCCAGGCGCGCGTCAAAGCGGCGACCGCATTAAAATAGCGGGGATACAGGCTAAAAATGCTCTTTTTAAAAGAGATGCCGGTCAATTCGATATGTTGATCCGGATCATTGAGAAAGAAATACGCTTCGTTCCTGCTGATCAACGGGGATTACAAGCCGATTACAGTTTTCATCACCGTGACGACAGGGTGAACAATACGCTTTCCTATGGCCTGGGGTATGCAGATACATTTGCGGAGTGGGCTGATAAAGTGAACGGAACAAGATATCAGTTTTCCGACAGTACCCTGCATCTCTTGATCGATTATTACCTGGACGGGATCTGTAAGATGATGATTTTCGGAAAATACCATGATCCCGGGGCTACCAACCGCGATATCAGCCGACAGCGTTCCGGTCCGGTCCGTCCGCAAAGCCCCGTCACCCCGGAAAGATTATCTAAAGTTTCATCCTACCGGAAAAATGAATTGCAGGAAATTATACAAATCCGCCGCAACGATGCGAAACCGACCTTATCCTTCAGCACCTTTTTCTGGCAGACAGAACATTATACGCACCAGCGACCCGATTATTTCACTTCGGTAAGGATGTTCTCCTCCCGTAACAGGAATATGGAATATCCGTACAATGGGGAAGGATTGATGAACCACCACAGGGGTGACGGTGCCAATTACCTTTCTTTAACAGGCAACGAATATTTTTCGATCACTCCTGTTTACGACTGGCAGAAAATACCCGGAACAACTGTTGTTCAAAAAACATCTTTGCCCGGAGAAACCGAAATACAGAAAGAAGGACAGATGGATTTCGTTGGAGCAGTGACCAATGGTAAATATGGTGCTGTCGGTTTCGATTTTATCAGTCCGCATGATCCGTTGAAAGCACGTAAAGCATGGTTCTTTTTCGACAATGAATATGTCTGCCTCGGAGCAGGTATCCGTTCTTCATCCGCTCATCCGGTTGTTACTACCCTCGATCAATGCAAACTGGAAGGAGAAGTAACCGTAAAAACGGATAAGGAAACCCGTACCCTGACCAAAGGTGAACACCAATGGGAAAATGCCGATTGGGTATACCACCAGCATGTCGGTTATATCTTCCCCGGGCCCGCCCGGGTAATCCTGTCCAATCAGGAACAAACCGGAAACTGGTATTCCATCAACAAGCAGGTCAACAGTTCCCGTAAGGCCATCCAAGCAGACGTTTTCAAACTGTGGATCGATCATGGTCCGCGGGCCAGGAATGCGACCTATCAATACATGATCATGCCTGCCTCCTCTAAAGAACAGGTAGAAGCTGCTGCGGCAAATCCCGTTATCGATATAGTTGTCAATACTCCTCAGATACAAGCCGTATACCACAACGGGCTGCATATCCTGCAGGTGGTATTTTACAAGAATGGCGAAGTCCGGCTTTCCAATGGATTGGTGGTAGGTATGGACAGCCCGGGTATGCTTATGCTGAAAGATGACGGAACAACCATCCGGGAAATTTCCATATCGGACCCATCCAGGAAAATGGGTAGGATACATATCTACACAAACTGTAAGATGAACCTAAAAGGTGATCATTTTAATGCAGTGTGGAACGAAGCAAAAGGCATGAGTGAGATTTCGGCAGATATGCCACAGGGCTTATTCACCGGACAAAGCATAACACTCTCATTTTAG